In the Streptomyces sp. 3214.6 genome, CGCGGCACCGAGCCGACGAACCTGCGCGACTGGCTGAGCGACACCAACGCCCCTCCCGTGCCCGGACCGGCGAAGAAGGGGTTCGTGCACTACGGCTTCCACCGGGCGCTGGACGTCGTCCACCCGCAGGTCCGTGACACGGTCGGCGAGTTCAAGGACGACGGGCAGACGGTGTGGTTCACCGGCCACAGCCTCGGCGGGGCGCTCGCCATGCTGTCGGGGGCGCGCATGCACTTCGAGGCCCCGAACCTCGTCCCGCACGGCGTCTACACCTACGGCCAGCCCCGCACCTGCGACGCAACCCTGGCCAAGGCCTACGACCAGGCGCTGAAGGGGCGTACGTTCCGCTTCGTCAACAACAACGACATCGTCCCGCAGGTGCCGCCGTCGCCCGCGTTCCACCACGTCGAGGCGGTCCGCTACATCGACGCGGACGGCAAGCTGCACGACCGTATGCCCGCGCTGGGGCTGCTCGCCGACCGGGTCAAGGGGGCCACGGCCGACCCCTTCGCCCCCGCCTCGGACGGCATGCGCGACCACTTCATGGACACGTACGTCGCGCTGCTGGAGAAGAACCTCAGCTGACGTGGCCGATGGGCAGGGCGCCGGTCAAGGAGCCGGACGGATCGGCTCCGGGCACGTGTGACCGTTGTCCGGCAGGCCCAGTGCGTGCAGCGTCGGCTCGCCGGCCTCCGGGACGACGAAGGTGAAGGCAGCGGACGTCGACGGGATCCGCAGGGTGCGTTGGTCGCGGAAGGTGAGACCCACATCCAGCTCCCAGGGGCAGGCCGCGCGGTCCAGGGCGGCCACGATCTCCGCATGGGTCGGCTCGCCGGGGAACGTGCCCGTGTGGCCGGGCAGGTCGACCGTGTCGGTCCAGGTCCGGACGGACATCATCCGCACCTCGCGGCACCGGCAGACGAACACCTCCAGGTCGCCGTAACCGAAGAGGCGGGGCCAGCGGGGGCCGCGGCGGCGCATCGGGAGCACGTCGCGCGGCTCGCCCAGGGCCGCCGTGATGCCGTCCCAGGAGGCGTCGACGTGCACCGGGCCCAGGCGGGCGGTCAGGGCGACGGAGGCGAGGAGGTCGGGGAGGTCGGGGAGGTCGGGGCGCGTCATCGGCGGAGCGTCGCAGCAGGTCAGGCGGTTGTCCACCCGATTCCGCCGACGCCCCCGCGGATACCTCACCGCGGGGGCGTCAGGGACGGTCGGAGAGCTGAACGATCGGACGGTTACGGTGCGTCGATCAGGTCCACCGGCGGGACCTTCACCGTGCGGGCGCCCTGGGTGCCGCCCAGGACGACCTTGCGCAGGGAGACGTTGTTCTTGGTGTTGGTCTCCTGCAGGCGGTTCGCCGGGTTGGCGATGACCTGGATGTAGTAGGTGCCGTTGGGCAGGTCGGTGATGTCGAAGGACTGGCCGGGACGGTACTGGGTGTACGTGTCACCGGAGCCGACGTCGAGAACCTCGCGCACGGAGATGGAGTTCTGCTGGCCGCAGGCGGTCGACAGATCGGTGTTGTACGGGTGCCAGTTGGCGTTCTTCACCGTGTAGTCGATCGCGTCCGTGTTGGCGAGGCAGAACGCCTCCTTGCCGCTCTTGACGATCTCGTGCTGGTCGGCGGCGAGCAGCCGGTAGCTGGCGAAGTCCGTGAAGTGCCAGTGCTCGTGACCGATGCGCGGGTCCCACTCCATGGTGCCGGCGGGCGCGTAGCCGACCTGCTTGCCCTTGGCGTCGTAGAAGTACTGGTAGGAGTCCATCAGTTCGGCGCCGGGCTTGCGGAAGCCGTCCACGACGAGGGGCGCCGGGCCGGCGTTCCAGACGTTGGCGCTGAAGGCGAGGTAGTCCTTGCCGGGGGCGTCGCCGTCCTCGCCGTCGGTGACTGCGATGTCCCAGGCGGGCAGCGAACGCAGGTCGGGCTTGGGCACGTTGGCGGGAGCGCCCGCCCGTCCGGTGGGCCGCTGGGCGGCGGCCTTCAGCGCCGGCGCGATCCGGGAGCCGTCGGTGTGACCGGCGCCGTCGCCCAGGTGGGTGAGACCGCGGGCCTCCAGGGCGTGCGAGAGCGCGGAGGGCGTGGGGGCGTCGGCGCCACGGGGGCCGTAGTGATGACCGGCGGCCATGCCCGGCATACCCTCCATGCCCTCCATGCCGGCCATGTCGTGGCCGCCGTGGGAGGACATCGAGGAACGCAGGCCG is a window encoding:
- a CDS encoding lysyl oxidase family protein, producing MTRQHHRKGVQRAAFAAGAALTVVAVAGAAPGAGAATASPPGTPKLKLIAASKAVTLDRYEGEGGAGVYLDLGTYVTVDNAPLELKVTRKSYKDPVVAQQILRNGTKTTTKTLPAGTVKDFSGLPGFLEVSIKNAAGVEVRKTQGSFCPNNASGRLRPDAPATSHYPESCSTNPFTLGSVWGVEKGWASNSSTVDYDAPVDLPVGEYTATVSVAKKYRDLFGIPNDQPTIKVTVRKESDGGGVGLRSSMSSHGGHDMAGMEGMEGMPGMAAGHHYGPRGADAPTPSALSHALEARGLTHLGDGAGHTDGSRIAPALKAAAQRPTGRAGAPANVPKPDLRSLPAWDIAVTDGEDGDAPGKDYLAFSANVWNAGPAPLVVDGFRKPGAELMDSYQYFYDAKGKQVGYAPAGTMEWDPRIGHEHWHFTDFASYRLLAADQHEIVKSGKEAFCLANTDAIDYTVKNANWHPYNTDLSTACGQQNSISVREVLDVGSGDTYTQYRPGQSFDITDLPNGTYYIQVIANPANRLQETNTKNNVSLRKVVLGGTQGARTVKVPPVDLIDAP
- a CDS encoding lipase family protein, which gives rise to MSAPTPLDHSVSGYSVSHAYWLAQAARAAYKSPKEAEGLAREWGFDRFRHFSSPHTMPFPIDDTQAYVAGSDRMVLVAFRGTEPTNLRDWLSDTNAPPVPGPAKKGFVHYGFHRALDVVHPQVRDTVGEFKDDGQTVWFTGHSLGGALAMLSGARMHFEAPNLVPHGVYTYGQPRTCDATLAKAYDQALKGRTFRFVNNNDIVPQVPPSPAFHHVEAVRYIDADGKLHDRMPALGLLADRVKGATADPFAPASDGMRDHFMDTYVALLEKNLS